Genomic DNA from Setaria italica strain Yugu1 chromosome V, Setaria_italica_v2.0, whole genome shotgun sequence:
GGGAATATACTGGCTACGACGGTAGGGGCCATAGTGAGGATACGAAGGAGATGATGATCCAGGCATGCCGAACCCTGAAGACATTAGCCCTTAGCTTCTTTACCTCTCGTGGATGGCTGTTTCGTTTGCGGATCAGTGTTTGATATATTGTTTGTGTTTGGTTAAACCATTTGCCTCGTAGCATGAGCTACTAAATGTAATAATTTTGGACTCATTCCCTGGGTTCCATTATCAAAAATTTGCGACGCAAAAATTGGGTCGCATTACAGGGATGGAACGAATGAGTTTATTTGACCATCTGATGCTTCTAAAGACACAAAAAAACGTTGACAAAAAAGGAAATCAACTTTTGATCTGCGGATTGTGAATTTGTGACACGCAACGGACAGTTTGTGGATAAGTAGTGATGTGAAAATTTGCGCAGCAAAATATCATGATTTATCGAAGACATTTATAAATCAAATTAATGGATAAATACAGTCttaattttttcttttgtataAGAAAATCTTTTACAGGAATTCTTTTTTAGAGAACTTTTGAGGGACGATAAAGTCCAGTTAAACAATTATGGATGGCAGCCGACCCAGCCCAGCTAACCAGCCAACAACTGCTGGCTGAACCAGCCCAACAGAACTTTGCTTGCGAAGTTACGGGCCCAGCCCGCACGGCCCGAGAATGACAGCAGTAAAACACCGTCCTCCGTCCCAGCGCCATCGACCCCACGAAACTTCGCAAAAGAGGGCCTCAACCTCCGTCTCCCTGCGATCTCCCCGACCAcggcgatggccgccgccgccctccgctccTCCGCCGCACGCCGGCTCCTGCGCCTCGCCCCGGCCGCCTCGTCGGCGCTCTCCGCTGcctcccgccccgccgccaggtTGGCGCCGCTCTCGCGCCCGATCTGCGCGCTCTCAGGTTCTCCTCGCCCCCACATCTCTTTGACTAGTGCCGCATGTTGGTGCCTGGATCAGGCTGATCTTCTTTCTGGGTGCTTCCTAGTTGCTTCCTTGTTACGATGTTCCTATTCCTTGTCTAAAAAAGGTTTTCATATTCCTAGATACGGTTGCCCTTGTTACGAGACAGATTAAAACTCTGGATTTTCCTGCAAGGCCAGAAACTATTACTCCGTAGTCAAGGGTTTTATTGTGAGGATGTTTATGGTTGATAGGAGTTGACATACTCTAGCTCGGAGTATTAACACGTAAATTCGGACTTGCCTGAACACCAGCTCAGATGTGAAATCTGTGGTCCTGGAGTGTTTCTTTCCAGGCTGATGTCTAATCAAACTATTGAATGGACACACTTTCCTATTTATTGAACACGTGCATTTTGAGTGATGTTGTTTGAAAGCCAGAAGTCCGGAATGTTGGTTACTTGACAACGAGGCTTTTGCTTCTGAAGTAACTAGGCAAAAGGTTTTCTAGCTTATGTTGAGTATACGGACTTTGGGAAACTAGGAACAAtgcattgtttttttattttttcacatGTGGGGTTGCGGGCGGCATGAGATTGTGACTGTTTACGGTTGGTCCGTGCAAAGCTGATGGCAATTGGCAATTACAGAGGGGTTTGAGAGAAGGTGGAAGGGACATTACTTGTGTTGCTGCACCCCCACACTTAGGATCAGCCCTAGCTTAGCTTTGTTAATAGAAAGGTTGAAGGGGGCACCTTTTATTAATCTTTATGTACTAGTACAACTTGCTGTGTTTTTCATTATATTTTCTTATGTATTGTGGTTTAACAAGGAACTGATTGGAGTAAGGGCTTTTTCTCATGAGAATAGTATTAACTAAATAAGGATATTACATGTTTTTGTCCcatgtaattttttttggaaaatgttTTTCTTAATACTCATCTTTCACTCAAATATGAGCTGGATTTTGTAACTGAAATGGTGAGGTTGCATTAATCACAGCATTCCAAAGATTATGGAGTGGGAAATCTGATTGAGATGTGATTCAAATTGATGAAAATTAAATTGCTTATGGTGAGATTGTGCAAGTTTCTGGATGTATATACTTTTGATAGTTTTAGTTGTTAGGAATTCATTATCTTTGGTTTGCTTTTTTATATATACATGTTATAGAAGAGTTAATGATTCcttatttgttttcattttggtGTTATGTTAATATCACGCTATACTACAAACTTCCCATTCTGATTAGCTTGTCCATGTCATTAATATCAGGTGGAAACAATCCTATCTCATGGAACCTGAGGCGCTTCTTCAGTTCAAACGAAAAGCATTTGCCTGCAATATCTGACCCAGAGATAGAATGTGCATTTAAGGATTTGTTGGCCGCTAGTTGGAATGAACTTCCAGTTTCTCTTGTAGAAGAAGCAAAGAAAGCAGTATCTAAAGCTACTGATGATAAGGCTGGTCAAGAGGCTTTGAAAAATGTATTTTGTGCTGCTGAGGCTTGTGAAGAATTTGGCGGAACCTTAGTTACCCTAAGAATGGCTCTTGATGATCTATGTGGCCTGACCGGTGAGGTCAGTATTTGTTATCTAATTCTCTGAGTCCTCGTGTCTGTTTTCCTTTGTGCTTAATCAGTGTGATCAAGCCTAGCTTTTTGCAGAATGTGGGTCCCTTGCCTGGTTACATCGAAGATGCTGTTAAAGCTGCATATAATCGCTACATGACATATCTGGAGTCCTTTGGCCCTGAGGAAAATTATCTAAGAAAGAAGGTGGAGACTGAGTTGGGGACAAAAATGATACACCTCAAAATGAGATGCAGTGGCATAGGTTCTGAGTGGGGAAAGGTACGTTTCTCTGGAATGTTACTTGTCCCTGTTGTATAGGTTACTTCAGTGTCATCCTGTGCTGTAGAAATTGATTGTTTGatacttttttttattcttggtGCTTGCAAAAGGTTTCTCTGCCTATCACTGTGGCAAAAGATTTGTTCCGTATGCAGTGTTTATTCCTAGCAAAAATTCAGCTTGCTCATTGCTTGACTGATTTATATCGTtggatttctcttttttctcaTGCTTGTGTTTTGCCTATCTCAAGAAAATCTATGAAGAACTTGAATCTGTGTTTTCTGCAACTGCCTGTTATTTTCCATACCAAGTGAAAGCCCATGATTTCCAGAAACTGGCAATTAAATTGCTAGTTACTGTTTGGACCCTGGACCCTGGTACCAGTTATATTTCACTTGGTACAGGAAGAGGTAGGGGTAGCTTGGACTGGCTATAAATATTTCAGCTTTGTCAAACATTCGCGTATCATTCAAGATTCAACTGTGTGATCAATTCATAATCTTTTTCACCATTTGGTTCTGTACTATTAAGGAAATAACACATAGCAATCAAACATGGCTGGCTGTGAGTGTTCATGCACCAAGTGTCATACCAACATGTGACAAGGCTTGTTAAATTAGTTTGCCCTGCATGCCATAGAATCCTTTGTACTGGAAAATGGCATCTAATTGAGTATGTCACATTTGAAATCTTAAGGACCAAAAATGGCTCCCCTTCTGTCTGTAACACGGTGACAAAAAAAACAGNNNNNNNNNNNNNNNNNNNNNNNNNNNNNNNNNNNNNNNNNNNNNNNNNNNNNNNNNNNNNNNNNNNNNNNNNNNNNNNNNNNNNNNNNNNNNNNNNNNNNNNNNNNNNNNNNNNNNNNNNNNNNNNNNNNNNNNNNNNNNNNNNNNNNNNNNNNNNNNNNNNNNNNNNNNNNNNNNNNNNNNNNNNNNNNNNNNNNNNNNNNNNNNNNNNNNNNNNNNNNNNNNNNNNNNNNNNNNNNNNNNNNNNNNNNNNNNNNNNNNNNNNNNNNNNNNNNNNNNNNNNNNNNNNNNNNNNNNNNNNNNNNNNNNNNNNNNNNNNNNNNNNNNNNNNNNNNNNNNNNNNNNNNNNNNNNNNNNNNNNNNNNNNNNNNNNNNNNNNGTTTTGCCAGGACTGAAACTAGTGAATTTGCATATATTCATGACTCCTTACATCTTAATTGTTGGTACTTTCAGATCTCCCTGATTGGCACCTCAGGGATCTCAGGTTCCTATGTTGAGCTAAGGGCATGATGGGAAGTCTGCAGATCAGAACCGTGGAATCATCAATGGGCTGAGGAAACCTGTAGATCAGATTGTGTCTTTCatctttttccatttttcttcatAGCTACTGTGGCAATAACAACGGGATCAAACAGCTGTGTACTTAAGTAACTCCGAATCTCCAGTCTTTGTCGCTGTAATAAGAACGTGTTTCTGAATATTCAGATATGCTGCTCCTGGGCACATGCGTCTGAAACGTGTAGATTCTGTTCATTTCAAGCATGCGTCTTACTTCTTGTTCAAGTCGTATCAATTGTATGTTTAAATGAAGTATGTATTGATATGTCATTATCCCTTTATTTGTAACTGAATTTGAAAAATGGTAACAACACAGTGGTCTGCATTGTGTTTATGGTTAGCAATCTGAATCTGCACATCTGTTCGTTCTCAATGAGCCTAGTTCAGTACTTATCATGGACAAATTCTGATGAGTATACCACTAACCAACCACTGAGTAAGGTATAAGGCTAAGGATCAGTGATGGTAAATCCTTTTGAGTGAATTTAAATCCTATAAATCTATACCATTCGTTGCTATCATACACAGTACATGTATCGCCACTCATCAGTACAAGTATACAACAATGGCCGGCAGGTATTTCCATACACACATCTACAGCATGACTGGGCACGGGCTAAGCTTGCATCTCACGAACCGTAGCAGAGTACCTCATTCTCTATGAGATCAAAAGCTAGCAAGGTTACACGCCCGACGATCTTCGCTCTGTTGACCTGCAAACAGTAACAGCATCTCGATTTATCTGAACTATCATCTGCTAGCTTCATGAGTCATGACCTTCTCTGACTTTGTCGCTGATGGAGCTCATGATGTTTGAGGCAATGGCAATGCTGCTCGTGACCACAGCCAGAATGATCATCGTCGCCGCCAAAGCCTTGTCCTTCCGCTTTGCTATTCCATGAACATCCCTGCAGTAAAATCGTGTGTTAGATTCTCACTCTCTAAACGAGCGTTCAGCCATCGACGAGCAGTCATGCAGGATTTCTGAAGCTTTCTTCAAGAAACCAATAATAATGAAGCAGTGGCGTACCTGAGAACAATGGCGCCAGGGAAGATCAACGAGATGGTGACAGCGAACGTGGATCcggagtactcgaagagcgtcCAGATGCTGGGGATGGCGATGGCGAGCGCGTAGAGCACCGCCATGAGCACGGCCGTGAGGGACACGAACCGGCGCGTGTCCgtggcgagcggccggcggcccgGGAAGAGGAGCTCGTCGACGTTGACCCGGagcgagaagaagaggagcggGAAGACGAGCACGAGGTGGAGCGCGTAGCTGAGGCGCGCCGCGTCGTTGAGCGCCTGCGGGACGCCGGCCCCCGAGCTGCGGTCGAAATTGGCGAGCACGTCGGCCATGGTGGCGTCCCcgaagaggaggaagccgaAGAAGCCCACGGCGGCGTAGATGGCGGCGCAGAGCACGAGGGAGATGCGCACCGCCGCCTTCATGTCCGACGTCTTGCTCAGCTCCGCGCGGATCGGGTGGACTGCATTGCAAGTGGCGCAAGTGCGCATGCGTGTCAAGCAAATTACAGACACACGCGCGATGCACCTTGCACGGGATGTCATGAATATGTAATGGTTGCAGAAGGGACTGATGATACCGTTGAAGTGGAAGGTGAaggcgacgacgatgacgggGACGGCGGTGAAGAGCTCGAACGGGGAGGAGAGCCTGGAGAAGTCCGGGAGCATCCTCGGCATGGTCGCGGTGCCCTTGAGGAGCGCGTACACCGCGATGCCCAGGCTGATGAGCATGAACACCACCGCTAGCATGATGGAGATGGCCGACGTGAACCTCAGCGAATCTGCATGTTGGAGCAAGTTTGTAAACGCCCATGTCCGATGAAACACACATTACTGAACGATTCAGTTCACACTCTTCGTACGAATTTCTTCAGTTAAAATGTAGCACAGTAAGTCACGACACTGGAACGGTttatttgttgtgagaggaaaacactatttggtggctgataagccggttgaataagctgaagcgaacaggccgagcCAGTTTTCCTAGCAGGACCATGTCCTAGCACTGTTGTCCCATGTTCTACTACATAGCACAGCACATGATGGCATGACCAATGGCTAACTGAAAACGACGAGACAAGCACCCACCGGCTCTCCGCTGTTTTTAGCTCCAAACCTTTCCATCACCAAAGATACGGCATGATTCTAGTCGAGACGCTGCAGCTTTTGTCCGGAGCACGAACAGAGTAGTGCACTACCAGTGCATGTAGAGCAAGTAACGCCACACGTCGCCTCCAGCTCGAGTGACATGGGCGGCGACCGAAACTCTAGCCGCTGCCGCTCCCTCCTTCCCCTCCACCCTACCTCGCCGCCACTGAAGGGCGCCGCCGGAAGCCCGCGCGGCCCCtaggaaggtggcggcggggcgatTTTGCCATGTCTTGGCTGCATCCACCTGGATCTGGGCGGGAGACCGGGAGGTGGCCACGGCGCGCGAGAGGCAGCGAGCTTGCGACGTCGCAGCAGGGCTGGCCAGGGGCCGCGGTGGCAGCGCGGCGACGCAAAGCGAGGAGGCGTCCTGGCGGCCGCGGGGCATGGCGAGCTGGCAGTCGGGGCGCCGGAGCTGGGCGAAGGGGCTGTTGTGGCGCGTGCGGCGCAAGGCGAGGTGATGGCCCGCGGGCGATTGGGTGGCGATAGCgtccggcggcagcgacggTGCACAACACCTGCTCTGTGGCAAGGCTCAGCCTTCCATGGGGTGACGCGTGGATCTGCGCGGGAGATGAGGCCGCACGTtgcggtggccggcgcgggGGGCGAGGTCCTACGCCGCGGCGGCTTGCGCGGGGTAGGGAGGCGAGGTGACGAGGTGGCGGCCTGCGCGGTGCGAGGTGGCCGCGCAGCAGCGCCAGCAGGCGCAGGGCGAGGGCGGCCACGGCGGTGGCTCAGTGGGGCAGCATGGCCGCGCGGCTGCGGCCcaggcgcacggcggcggcccgtGTGGGGTGAGGGGCTCCTTATGGCAGCGACCAGATGCGGAGTGAGGAGGTGGTGGTCTTGTGCTTGATTCAAGTGGTGGGTGGCTGCTCTGCTGTAGTGGAGCGAAGGCATGGAGAAGATGTGCCTACGAAGTTCTCAGTTGCGTAGTGGTGGCGTGGCCGCCGACGGCCTACATTGTTGCTTCTAGCGACGCCGTGGTGGCGTAGCTGCTTGTGGCTGCACGGGTGCGCGCCAGCGACGCCGTGGAGGTGTGGTTGACTGCACTGGCCCCCTCCCTGTTCCGAGCTGCTTCGTTGCCAGGTCGGGTTAGTGTAGCAGTGAACGAAAGCCTTGCGATGGTGACGCCTTTGGGCGCTATGCTCCTCCTTGGAGGTGTCGGTATGATGCCTACTCTCCCATCGGTGGGATGTCCTCGTGGCAAAAGCCGTGCTTCAGTTGGAGCAGCAATGACGACGTCTAAGGACGTCGTTTCTCTCGTTAGAGACGGCTACGGCGGTTGGTGTCTGCTTTTTTAGAGTGGCCATTGGTTGGTTGGTAGTGGTGTGGGTGGCCTGGCGGCAGTCCATGGTGGCTACTCATGAGTTGGCCTCATGGCTTGCAGTCGAATGTGGCGACTAATCTTGCTTGGCAAGGTTAGCCTGGTGCAGAACAATATCAGGAGACGGTGCAAGCGGCTACGATGGAGCGATGGCTACACGACTTGCAGCGGTTCGTGGTGACCAACCCTGCATAGCAGCGGTTGGCTCGGTGCGAAATATTGTCGGTTACGATGGCGCAAGTGGTGACTTGCGGGTTCTTGACTTCGTCAGGCGGTCGGCACCGCTCGtttggggtggtggtggaccgATGGTGGCGGTAGGGCTGTTACCATGGCGGCAAGCGTTGAGGGGCTGCCACGAAGTGGGGGTAGTTTGCGGCTTGTGTCGATCTTCCAATCCGACCGGGCAGAGTGTGTTGGAGATAAGTTGAGCTCGGTacatgttgatgtcccaattcaACCGGCTGATGCGTTGTTGAGTTAAGTTGAGTGCGATGACGTGGTGCGGCATGtgttgatgatccaatccaACTTGACGATGTTTgtgttattattttttttcattcattATTTCATCCAATTTGAGCTTCATCTTTTTTTAACATAATCGGTCGCtctaatttaaaaaaaataccagtGCATGTGCATAGGCTCACAACCTCACGTACGTACCGACACGCTTGCGGAGCACGAGGGGCAGGAGGATCGCCGCGAccgccaccagcaccacctcccGGTCGGTCCACCGGTGTCGCCCGAACCACTCCTGCAGCACCCCGGCGTGTGcgtccccgccgcccgccgcgccggacATCACGTCCCCGACGACGATGAGGTACACGGTGAGGGTCCCGAGTGCGTTGGCGGCGACGAACACGTTGAGCAGCCCGGCTCCGGCGCGGCCGAACGCGTCGCCCATCAGCGCCGCGTACGACGGCGCGCCGCGGGTGTACCGGAGCATGaagcccgcggcggcgtcggccagGGCCGCGGCGCCAGCGATCagtgccaccgccggcgccacgcCGAGGACGCGCATGGCCGCCGGGATCGACATGATCCCGGCGCCCACCACGCTCGTCGACACGTTGAACACAGCACCCAGCAccgacgccggcgagccgccagcCTGCGCGCCCGGCGACCCGGCGTGCTCCGGCAGAAGCGGGGCCTCCTCAGGTGTAACACTCTCCCCGGCGTTCGGCATGGCAGAGAACGGCGGGTTCTTGGACGCCGCCATGGTTTAGTGGGAGGGAACAGGGAAGAGGAGTGAAGCTCTGGGACTGTTTGGTGCGCGCGTGTGTGTCGGCGGCTCGAGAGCGTGAAAACGTGGCGAGAAAACGACGGGAGAGCTGCGTTGAGATAAGAGCTGAGTCAGACACACGTGATGACATGAGGTGGGAATGAACAAGACttggctgtttggatacgaggtgttaaactttaacagtgtcacatcagatgttcggatgctaattaggagaactaaatatgagctaattataaaactaattgcagaaccatgtgctaattcgcgagatgaatNNNNNNNNNNNNNNNNNNNNNNNNNNNNNNNNNNNNNNNNNNNNNNNNNNNNNNNNNNNNNNNNNNNNNNNNNNNNNNNNNNNNNNNNNNNNNNNNNNNNTCCactattagcaaatggttactgtagcaccacattgtcaaatcatgaactaattaggcttaatagattcgtcttgcgaattagactccatctgtgcaattagttttgtaattagcctatatttaatactcctaattagcatccaaacatccgatgttacgggtgttaaactttaacaccccgtTGCCAAACAGGCATTTGGCCGTGCCGTCGTGCTTCCCTCAGCTCAGTGCCTCAGTACTACAGACTACATAgtattaaggggtgtttggatctttaggatctcctaaaatttatgtcacatcgaatattcgaaggctaattaggaggactaaatatgagctaattataaaactaattacacagatggaggctaattcacaagacgaatctattaagcctaattaatccatcattagcacatgtttactgtagcatcacattgtcaaatcatgatctaattagacttaatagattcgtctcgcaaattagtctccatctgtgcaattggttttataattagtctatatttaatactcctaattagtatctaaacattcgatgtgacagaaattttaggagtaaaaaaaaacaaacaccccctaacacaATTCGACCTGGCCCGCTGACAAGTACGTAGGCCCCAGGTTGTCGTTGGCTGGTCATGTCTTTGTGGCCCGTGTTTTGCAAGAGATTTTAGTGGATCTGATACACGATGAATGATGTCCAGGAACATGTTGCAATAATTTGGTGCCGTGGAAGAACAGAGAACCGGCAGAACTCCCCTCCTGAAAGGTGTCTTGTTTCAA
This window encodes:
- the LOC101780426 gene encoding succinate dehydrogenase subunit 5, mitochondrial; this encodes MAAAALRSSAARRLLRLAPAASSALSAASRPAARLAPLSRPICALSGGNNPISWNLRRFFSSNEKHLPAISDPEIECAFKDLLAASWNELPVSLVEEAKKAVSKATDDKAGQEALKNVFCAAEACEEFGGTLVTLRMALDDLCGLTGENVGPLPGYIEDAVKAAYNRYMTYLESFGPEENYLRKKVETELGTKMIHLKMRCSGIGSEWGKISLIGTSGISGSYVELRA
- the LOC101779228 gene encoding amino acid transporter AVT6C isoform X1, coding for MAASKNPPFSAMPNAGESVTPEEAPLLPEHAGSPGAQAGGSPASVLGAVFNVSTSVVGAGIMSIPAAMRVLGVAPAVALIAGAAALADAAAGFMLRYTRGAPSYAALMGDAFGRAGAGLLNVFVAANALGTLTVYLIVVGDVMSGAAGGGDAHAGVLQEWFGRHRWTDREVVLVAVAAILLPLVLRKRVDSLRFTSAISIMLAVVFMLISLGIAVYALLKGTATMPRMLPDFSRLSSPFELFTAVPVIVVAFTFHFNVHPIRAELSKTSDMKAAVRISLVLCAAIYAAVGFFGFLLFGDATMADVLANFDRSSGAGVPQALNDAARLSYALHLVLVFPLLFFSLRVNVDELLFPGRRPLATDTRRFVSLTAVLMAVLYALAIAIPSIWTLFEYSGSTFAVTISLIFPGAIVLRDVHGIAKRKDKALAATMIILAVVTSSIAIASNIMSSISDKVREGHDS
- the LOC101779228 gene encoding amino acid transporter AVT6C isoform X2, giving the protein MTPPASKGKSAGGLDDEPLLPEFFPGDGGGGGASVSGAVFNVSTSIVGAGIMSIPAAMRVLGVAPALLLIAAVAALADVSVEFMLRYTRWAAAKQATTYAGLMGDAFGRAGAAVLNVCIASTTTGTLVVYLIIIGDVMSGSVGGGDEHAGVLRELFGARWWTGREFVLLVTAVFVLLPLVLRRRVDSLRFTSAISIMLAVVFMLISLGIAVYALLKGTATMPRMLPDFSRLSSPFELFTAVPVIVVAFTFHFNVHPIRAELSKTSDMKAAVRISLVLCAAIYAAVGFFGFLLFGDATMADVLANFDRSSGAGVPQALNDAARLSYALHLVLVFPLLFFSLRVNVDELLFPGRRPLATDTRRFVSLTAVLMAVLYALAIAIPSIWTLFEYSGSTFAVTISLIFPGAIVLRDVHGIAKRKDKALAATMIILAVVTSSIAIASNIMSSISDKVREGHDS